One window of Cryptococcus neoformans var. grubii H99 chromosome 11, complete sequence genomic DNA carries:
- a CDS encoding CAMK/CAMKL protein kinase, with translation MEAAQTPRGVLTHVGGWKLGKTLGRGAYAHVRLATHKNGHQAACKILPALHKDPEVPVTWDETIDAVEAHKEVVLLKALCGAGVEGIAGLEGMVEEGGWTYVFLTLYPCSISSLSKPWTSDAVVIFFRRLLHTVRNLHQLNVSHEDIKRSNVLADSQGFPMLVDFGFSHFKANGGYVKSAGGTLDYSSPEKTADKHYDPKANDVWALGILLTKILGIQHPYAHSYADDTSTTVKRRILTGDAKFHWKPDQLVPGGIAELVMGMLERDPQKRWTTMRILRHPWLRTKYPDPKPFQLPSYELRLLHRPSQGVIEDLCFLAYLNGEFALCETSLRIEELLEGKEPCWEKRWAGMLGSWSQRAEMDWQDIPTAITPLLKSRNSFTHVNGPTKAKGVEKSKGGILKEIHLLPNAQDPIPSGSNADIKKGLRPVRSRFYNMKNKDGAQNLLVCSLRPDIQIQTIHTQTVPQEKFVPDELMAITNNQAGKAKSGIVRIKKTKAKQKSKANFKIFISDTDNSGEGDEMIEKQQNQQGPRKLDKTGAKNPIASKSPTSATMVTKVGSVTSVPDEQMKGSYEFSRLGPLTRPSGLFLSKPDPPCAQRRSPRLQEEKRVDLN, from the exons ATGGAAGCAGCCCAGACGCCTCGAGGTGTCTTAACTCATGTAGGCGGTTGGAAGTTGGGTAAGACTTTGGGTAGAGGTGCATACG CCCATGTTCGTCTCGCCACTCATAAAAATGGACATCAAGCAGCTTGCAAAATCCTTCCAGCATTGCATAAAGACCCCGAGGTTCCAGTGACGTGGGATGAGACTATCGACGCAGTTGAAGCTCATAAAGAAGTGGTACTGCTCAAAGCTCTTTGTGGAGCAGGCGTGGAAGGTATCGCCGGATTGGAAGgaatggtggaagaaggtggcTGGAC TTATGTTTTCCTCACCCTTTATCCCTGCTCCATATCGTCCCTTTCTAAACCTTGGACTTCTGATGCTGTCGTCATCTTTTTCCGCAGGTTGCTCCATACTGTTCGTAACCTACACCAACTTAATGTCAGTCACGAAGATATCAAGCGATCCAATGTACTTGCAGACTCCCAAGGTTTCCCAATGCTTGTCGATTTTGGGTTTTCCCATTTCAAAGCAAACGGAGGTTATGTCAAAAGTGCCGGCGGAACTCTGGATTACTCAAGCCCGGAGAAAACTGCC GACAAACATTACGATCCCAAAGCTAATGATGTTTGGGCTCTGGGTATTTTACTGACCAAGATCCTGGGTATACAGCATCCATACGCACACTCTTATGCCGATGACACTAGTACCACTGTCAAGCGCCGTATTTTGACAGGTGATGCCAAATTCCACTGGAAACCTGATCAACTGGTTCCAGGTGGCATTGCTGAACTTGTTATGGGAATGTTGGAGCGTGATCCCCAGAAACGCTGGACA ACGATGCGTATACTCAGACACCCATGGCTCCGAACAAAATACCCTGATCCAAAACCTTTCCAGCTACCCTCGTATGAGCTCAGGCTTTTACATAGGCCATCACAGGGTGTCATTGAAGATCTGTGCTTTTTAGCCTACCTCAATGGCGAATTCGCACTTTGTGAGACTTCCTTGAGGATAGAAGAGCTTCTAGAAGGTAAAGAGCCATGTTGGGAAAAAAGATGGGCAGGGATGTTAGGATCCTGGTCTCAAAGAGCAGAGATGGACTGGCAGGACATACCTACTGCTATCACCCCCCTTCTCAAATCTAGAAACA GTTTTACTCATGTAAACGGTCCTACGAAGGCCAAAGGGGTAGAAAAATCCAAAGGGGGGATTTTAAAAGAAatacatcttcttcccaac GCGCAGGATCCCATCCCCTCAGGTTCAAATGCAGACATTAAAAAGGGACTCAGACCCGTCCGCTCGCGATTCTATAACATGAAAAATAAAGATGGCGCCCAGAATCTCTTAGTTTGTAGTCTTCGGCCAGACATACAGATTCAAACCATTCATACTCAAACTGTACCGCAGGAGAAATTTGTACCAGACGAATTGATGGCCATTACGAACAATCAAGCCGGCAAAGCTAAGTCCGGTATCGTCCGAATCAAAAAGACCAAGGCTAAGCAGAAATCAAAG GCAAATTTTAAGATTTTCATTAGCGACACAGATAACTCTGGAGAAGGGGACGAAATGATTGAAAAGCAGCAAAATCAACAAGGACCAAGAAAGCTCGATAAAACGGGTGCGAAAAACCCAATTGCCAGCAAGAGCCCTACATCGGCAACCATGGTGAC TAAAGTGGGGTCCGTAACTTCCGTTCCAGACGAGCAAATGAAAGGTTCGTATGAATTCAGTAGATTGGGCCCACTTACCCGTCCATCAGGTTTATTTCTCTCCAAACCAGACCCGCCATGCGCGCAACGTCGCTCCCCTCGCTTgcaggaagaaaagagagtTGATCTCAACTAG
- a CDS encoding CAMK/CAMKL protein kinase, variant, producing MEAAQTPRGVLTHVGGWKLGKTLGRGAYAHVRLATHKNGHQAACKILPALHKDPEVPVTWDETIDAVEAHKEVVLLKALCGAGVEGIAGLEGMVEEGGWTYVFLTLYPCSISSLSKPWTSDAVVIFFRRLLHTVRNLHQLNVSHEDIKRSNVLADSQGFPMLVDFGFSHFKANGGYVKSAGGTLDYSSPEKTADKHYDPKANDVWALGILLTKILGIQHPYAHSYADDTSTTVKRRILTGDAKFHWKPDQLVPGGIAELVMGMLERDPQKRWTTMRILRHPWLRTKYPDPKPFQLPSYELRLLHRPSQGVIEDLCFLAYLNGEFALCETSLRIEELLEGKEPCWEKRWAGMLGSWSQRAEMDWQDIPTAITPLLKSRNSFTHVNGPTKAKGVEKSKGGILKEIHLLPNAQDPIPSGSNADIKKGLRPVRSRFYNMKNKDGAQNLLEKFVPDELMAITNNQAGKAKSGIVRIKKTKAKQKSKVRPLL from the exons ATGGAAGCAGCCCAGACGCCTCGAGGTGTCTTAACTCATGTAGGCGGTTGGAAGTTGGGTAAGACTTTGGGTAGAGGTGCATACG CCCATGTTCGTCTCGCCACTCATAAAAATGGACATCAAGCAGCTTGCAAAATCCTTCCAGCATTGCATAAAGACCCCGAGGTTCCAGTGACGTGGGATGAGACTATCGACGCAGTTGAAGCTCATAAAGAAGTGGTACTGCTCAAAGCTCTTTGTGGAGCAGGCGTGGAAGGTATCGCCGGATTGGAAGgaatggtggaagaaggtggcTGGAC TTATGTTTTCCTCACCCTTTATCCCTGCTCCATATCGTCCCTTTCTAAACCTTGGACTTCTGATGCTGTCGTCATCTTTTTCCGCAGGTTGCTCCATACTGTTCGTAACCTACACCAACTTAATGTCAGTCACGAAGATATCAAGCGATCCAATGTACTTGCAGACTCCCAAGGTTTCCCAATGCTTGTCGATTTTGGGTTTTCCCATTTCAAAGCAAACGGAGGTTATGTCAAAAGTGCCGGCGGAACTCTGGATTACTCAAGCCCGGAGAAAACTGCC GACAAACATTACGATCCCAAAGCTAATGATGTTTGGGCTCTGGGTATTTTACTGACCAAGATCCTGGGTATACAGCATCCATACGCACACTCTTATGCCGATGACACTAGTACCACTGTCAAGCGCCGTATTTTGACAGGTGATGCCAAATTCCACTGGAAACCTGATCAACTGGTTCCAGGTGGCATTGCTGAACTTGTTATGGGAATGTTGGAGCGTGATCCCCAGAAACGCTGGACA ACGATGCGTATACTCAGACACCCATGGCTCCGAACAAAATACCCTGATCCAAAACCTTTCCAGCTACCCTCGTATGAGCTCAGGCTTTTACATAGGCCATCACAGGGTGTCATTGAAGATCTGTGCTTTTTAGCCTACCTCAATGGCGAATTCGCACTTTGTGAGACTTCCTTGAGGATAGAAGAGCTTCTAGAAGGTAAAGAGCCATGTTGGGAAAAAAGATGGGCAGGGATGTTAGGATCCTGGTCTCAAAGAGCAGAGATGGACTGGCAGGACATACCTACTGCTATCACCCCCCTTCTCAAATCTAGAAACA GTTTTACTCATGTAAACGGTCCTACGAAGGCCAAAGGGGTAGAAAAATCCAAAGGGGGGATTTTAAAAGAAatacatcttcttcccaac GCGCAGGATCCCATCCCCTCAGGTTCAAATGCAGACATTAAAAAGGGACTCAGACCCGTCCGCTCGCGATTCTATAACATGAAAAATAAAGATGGCGCCCAGAATCTCTTA GAGAAATTTGTACCAGACGAATTGATGGCCATTACGAACAATCAAGCCGGCAAAGCTAAGTCCGGTATCGTCCGAATCAAAAAGACCAAGGCTAAGCAGAAATCAAAGGTTCGCCCTTTATTGTGA